In Methanosarcina siciliae T4/M, one genomic interval encodes:
- a CDS encoding flavodoxin domain-containing protein — MKAIVVYLSTSGNTKAMAEAIGNGIESKNVDTKVVSFYDVKLEELKEAEAIAVGSSTFYYKMLLPMEKFMDETLVASIPQGKIGAAFGSYGWSGEAPILIAEKMREMGMTVMDPVLRILHKPTDKDLQECKRLGIDIAEKVKHKSTKAE, encoded by the coding sequence TTGAAAGCAATAGTAGTCTATCTAAGTACCTCAGGGAATACCAAAGCTATGGCCGAGGCTATAGGAAACGGGATCGAATCAAAGAATGTGGATACAAAAGTTGTCAGTTTCTATGACGTGAAGCTCGAGGAACTCAAGGAAGCCGAAGCAATTGCCGTTGGTTCTTCTACTTTTTACTACAAAATGCTGTTGCCCATGGAAAAGTTCATGGATGAGACTCTTGTTGCCTCAATCCCTCAGGGGAAGATAGGAGCTGCTTTTGGGTCTTACGGGTGGAGCGGAGAAGCCCCCATCTTGATAGCTGAAAAGATGCGGGAAATGGGAATGACTGTGATGGACCCTGTACTCAGGATCCTGCACAAACCCACTGACAAGGATCTGCAGGAATGCAAGCGGCTGGGCATTGATATTGCAGAAAAAGTGAAGCATAAAAGCACAAAGGCAGAGTAA